One window of the Roseovarius sp. THAF9 genome contains the following:
- a CDS encoding 1-acyl-sn-glycerol-3-phosphate acyltransferase, whose product MSNTWESQRPARVDRVTGTGWLILALRLVVLLAIIVPGVIAVLVLRLVETFFFDRRRPLTARLQRWAIWAGLHVIGLRYRREGRPMQSHGAVVANHASWLDIFALGAGQAITFVSKAEVAGWPGIGFLARIVGTVFISRNPRQADAQRNQLKAELDAGRKLLFFPEGTSTDGMRVLPFKSSLFAAFSDLEAGLRIQPVTVVYIAPDGLEEPRFYGWWGDMDLGPHMLQVLSRFPQGGVRVIYHEPISVSDYPDRKALARTLEAKVRSAMPPEVALPG is encoded by the coding sequence ATGAGCAACACCTGGGAGTCGCAGCGTCCCGCGCGCGTGGATCGGGTCACGGGGACAGGTTGGCTGATACTGGCGCTGCGCCTTGTGGTGCTGTTGGCAATCATCGTGCCGGGCGTCATCGCGGTGCTGGTTCTGCGCCTTGTCGAGACATTTTTCTTCGACCGCCGACGCCCATTGACCGCGCGCTTGCAACGCTGGGCCATCTGGGCCGGGCTGCACGTGATCGGATTGCGGTATCGCCGCGAAGGCCGGCCCATGCAAAGCCATGGCGCCGTGGTGGCCAATCACGCCTCGTGGTTGGATATCTTCGCTCTCGGGGCGGGGCAAGCGATCACCTTCGTGTCCAAGGCCGAGGTGGCGGGCTGGCCCGGTATCGGTTTTCTTGCGCGGATCGTCGGCACCGTCTTCATCAGCCGCAACCCCCGGCAGGCCGACGCACAGCGCAACCAGCTGAAAGCCGAGCTTGACGCCGGTCGAAAGCTGTTGTTCTTCCCTGAGGGCACCTCGACCGACGGTATGCGCGTGCTGCCGTTCAAGTCGAGCCTCTTTGCCGCGTTCTCCGATCTGGAGGCGGGATTGCGGATTCAGCCGGTCACGGTTGTCTACATCGCGCCAGATGGGCTGGAAGAGCCGCGCTTTTACGGCTGGTGGGGCGACATGGATCTCGGGCCACACATGTTGCAGGTTCTGTCGCGATTTCCACAAGGCGGCGTGCGCGTGATCTATCATGAACCGATAAGTGTCAGCGATTATCCCGATCGCAAGGCGTTGGCCCGAACGCTCGAGGCGAAAGTGCGCAGCGCGATGCCGCCCGAAGTCGCTTTGCCGGGCTGA
- a CDS encoding thiamine phosphate synthase, whose amino-acid sequence MADPEQPQIYLITPPEIELARFPAILDRVLRDHEIACVRLALSTHDETALCRAADTCREVAHGQDVAIVIDTHFVLAERLGLDGVHLTDGSRTVRKARKELGPDAIVGAFCGTSRHDGMSAGEAGADYISFGPAGVSALGDGSQAEAELFEWWSQVIEVPVVAEGALDATTISQLSSMTDFFGVGDEIWREDDPSAALGELIAAMR is encoded by the coding sequence ATGGCAGACCCCGAGCAGCCGCAAATCTATCTGATTACCCCGCCCGAGATCGAACTGGCGCGGTTTCCCGCCATTCTGGATCGGGTCCTGCGCGACCACGAGATCGCCTGCGTGCGGCTGGCCCTGTCGACCCATGACGAGACCGCGTTGTGCCGCGCCGCCGATACCTGCCGCGAGGTCGCGCATGGGCAGGACGTCGCCATCGTGATCGACACGCATTTCGTGCTGGCCGAACGGCTGGGGCTGGACGGCGTGCACCTGACGGACGGGTCCCGCACCGTGCGCAAAGCGCGCAAGGAGCTTGGCCCGGACGCCATCGTCGGCGCCTTCTGCGGCACCTCGCGCCATGACGGGATGAGCGCGGGCGAAGCAGGCGCCGATTACATCAGCTTCGGCCCCGCAGGGGTCTCCGCCCTTGGCGACGGGTCGCAGGCCGAGGCGGAGCTTTTCGAGTGGTGGTCACAGGTGATCGAAGTGCCGGTGGTGGCAGAGGGCGCACTTGACGCCACCACGATATCACAGCTGTCCTCCATGACTGATTTTTTCGGTGTCGGTGACGAAATCTGGCGCGAGGACGACCCGAGCGCCGCCTTGGGCGAATTGATCGCGGCCATGCGCTGA
- a CDS encoding RNA methyltransferase, whose protein sequence is MPSENTQPRFVLVRPQMGENIGAAARAMWNFGLDRMVVVAPRDGWPNPKAVAMASGAGRLLDDARLVPDLTAAVEKDSFVMATTARVRGLTKPVFSPEEAMAEAARRLSRGERVSVLFGPERAGLENEDVSRANAIISVPVNPEFPSLNLAQCVLLCGYEWRRASQAVEAARVDMAGTEWANQKEIEALSAHYEERLEDAGFFFPEAKAPGMKINLRNMWSRMPLTRADVQTLHGVLRQMVRWKERG, encoded by the coding sequence ATGCCAAGCGAAAACACACAGCCGCGCTTTGTGCTCGTCCGTCCGCAGATGGGCGAGAACATCGGCGCCGCCGCGCGCGCGATGTGGAACTTTGGCCTCGACCGCATGGTCGTCGTGGCCCCGCGCGATGGTTGGCCCAATCCCAAGGCGGTGGCCATGGCCAGCGGCGCGGGGCGGTTGCTGGATGACGCGCGCCTGGTCCCCGACCTGACAGCTGCGGTCGAGAAGGACAGTTTCGTCATGGCCACCACCGCCCGGGTACGAGGCCTGACCAAGCCCGTCTTCAGCCCCGAAGAAGCCATGGCCGAGGCCGCCAGGCGCCTGTCGCGCGGTGAGCGTGTCTCGGTGCTGTTCGGGCCGGAACGGGCCGGCTTGGAAAACGAGGATGTGTCCCGCGCCAACGCGATCATCAGCGTGCCGGTGAACCCTGAATTTCCCAGCCTGAACCTTGCTCAATGCGTGCTCTTGTGCGGCTACGAGTGGCGCCGCGCGTCGCAGGCGGTCGAGGCTGCCCGCGTCGATATGGCTGGCACCGAATGGGCCAACCAGAAAGAGATCGAGGCGCTGTCGGCGCATTACGAGGAACGCCTTGAAGACGCCGGTTTCTTCTTTCCAGAGGCCAAGGCTCCCGGCATGAAGATCAACCTGCGCAACATGTGGAGCCGGATGCCCCTGACGCGGGCCGACGTGCAGACACTGCATGGCGTACTGCGGCAAATGGTGCGCTGGAAGGAGCGCGGTTGA
- the ctaA gene encoding heme A synthase produces MSEKRSIFQEVSDADTPRQTPQGGMIDAGRRGARGAVRLWLMLLFALVVVMIAVGGLTRLTDSGLSITEWKPVTGALPPMDAVTWESEFEKYRAIPEYQLQNKGMTLAEFKVIYWWEWGHRQLGRVIGLVWALGFLGFLLLRKIPPGWTSRLLLLGGLGGLQGAIGWWMVSSGLSGQMLDVASYRLAVHLGLAFVILGFIAWYVMCLGREERELMQARRSREGKLFGLSTGWLHFAFLQILIGALVAGIDAGRTFTDWPLMAGGFLPVDFWMPELGFRNFFENPGMVQFIHRMTGYLLLIFGIVVWLKGRRSAHALTRGAFNFAFLALCLQIVLGIMTVLYVAPWQLAIAHQLLAVILWVLILRTRFLSQYPIVRSVRG; encoded by the coding sequence ATGAGCGAAAAACGCAGCATTTTCCAAGAAGTGTCAGATGCGGACACCCCGCGGCAGACGCCGCAAGGCGGGATGATCGACGCAGGCCGCCGCGGTGCAAGGGGCGCTGTGCGTTTGTGGCTGATGCTTCTTTTCGCGCTGGTGGTCGTGATGATCGCCGTGGGCGGCCTCACACGCCTGACCGACAGCGGCCTGTCGATCACCGAGTGGAAGCCGGTGACCGGCGCTCTGCCGCCGATGGACGCGGTCACATGGGAGTCGGAGTTCGAGAAATATCGCGCCATTCCCGAGTACCAGTTGCAGAACAAGGGGATGACGCTTGCCGAGTTCAAGGTGATCTACTGGTGGGAATGGGGCCATCGCCAGTTGGGCCGCGTGATCGGCCTTGTCTGGGCCTTGGGCTTTCTGGGATTTCTGCTTTTGCGTAAGATCCCGCCCGGCTGGACAAGTCGCTTGCTGCTATTGGGAGGTTTGGGCGGACTTCAGGGCGCCATCGGCTGGTGGATGGTCAGTTCTGGTCTTTCCGGGCAGATGCTGGACGTGGCCAGTTACAGGCTGGCCGTGCATCTTGGGCTTGCCTTCGTGATCTTGGGCTTCATCGCGTGGTACGTGATGTGTCTTGGGCGGGAAGAGCGCGAGCTGATGCAGGCCCGGCGCAGCCGCGAGGGCAAGCTTTTCGGCCTGTCCACTGGCTGGCTGCATTTCGCCTTCCTGCAGATCCTGATCGGCGCACTTGTTGCGGGCATCGACGCGGGACGCACCTTTACCGACTGGCCGCTCATGGCGGGGGGCTTCCTGCCCGTGGATTTCTGGATGCCGGAGCTTGGCTTTAGAAACTTTTTCGAAAATCCCGGCATGGTTCAGTTCATCCACCGCATGACCGGCTATCTTCTTCTGATTTTCGGCATCGTTGTCTGGCTGAAAGGTCGCCGGTCGGCCCATGCGCTGACCCGCGGCGCGTTCAATTTCGCCTTCCTCGCGCTTTGCCTTCAAATCGTGCTCGGCATAATGACGGTTCTCTATGTTGCGCCGTGGCAACTTGCCATCGCGCACCAGCTGCTCGCGGTGATCCTCTGGGTCCTGATCCTCAGGACGCGGTTTCTCAGCCAGTATCCCATTGTACGGTCGGTGCGCGGATGA
- a CDS encoding carboxypeptidase M32 — MSLPNAFDALMAYERETQALARISARLSWDQETVMARGSAGQRAEERGAMESVLHSRRTNPQIAEWLEQADPPDADGAAQLRLIRRSYERSVKVPADLAAALARLTSRSQGIWAAARAEDDVAAFLPTLAEVVKLKREEAAALAGDGDLYDALVDDFEPNGKAAEFAAMFDEMRPGLVALRERALNAPQVTPLSATFDADTQMALGRELAETFGYDLSRGRIDRAVHPFSSGSGEDVRITTRTAEDDPFNCLYSTIHEVGHACYEQGIDPKFLLTPAGQGVSMGVHESQSRIYENQLGRSRAFCGYLYGRMRDLFGDFGVRDEDAFYALVNRVHRGYIRTEADEVQYNLHIMLRFDLERALFANDLQVDDLEAAWNDRFRADFGYDVNRPSNGVLQDVHWSVGLFGYFPTYSLGNVYAGCLHEALRKDLPDLDDQLAKGDLSAATGWLHERVQCHGGRHEPKDVITLACGSAPGATPLMSYLETKFGALSDS, encoded by the coding sequence ATGAGCCTGCCCAACGCATTCGATGCGCTCATGGCTTATGAGCGGGAAACCCAAGCCCTGGCCCGCATCTCAGCGCGGCTGAGCTGGGATCAGGAAACCGTGATGGCCCGCGGCTCGGCCGGGCAGCGGGCCGAGGAACGCGGCGCGATGGAAAGCGTGCTGCATTCCAGGCGCACCAACCCGCAAATCGCGGAGTGGCTGGAGCAGGCCGACCCGCCCGACGCGGACGGCGCCGCGCAATTGCGGCTGATCCGCCGCAGCTATGAGCGGTCGGTCAAGGTGCCGGCCGATCTGGCCGCCGCGCTGGCCCGGCTGACCAGCCGGTCGCAAGGCATATGGGCCGCCGCGCGTGCCGAGGACGACGTGGCCGCCTTCCTTCCCACGCTGGCCGAGGTGGTCAAGCTCAAGCGGGAAGAGGCCGCGGCGCTGGCGGGCGACGGCGACCTTTACGATGCGCTGGTCGACGATTTCGAGCCGAACGGCAAAGCGGCCGAATTCGCCGCGATGTTCGACGAGATGCGTCCGGGCCTGGTGGCACTGCGCGAACGCGCCCTGAACGCCCCGCAGGTGACGCCGCTTTCGGCTACGTTCGACGCCGATACGCAGATGGCGCTTGGCCGGGAACTGGCAGAAACCTTCGGCTATGACCTGTCCCGGGGTCGCATCGACCGGGCGGTTCATCCGTTCTCCAGCGGGTCGGGCGAAGACGTGCGCATCACCACCCGCACCGCCGAGGATGATCCGTTCAACTGCCTCTACTCGACGATCCACGAGGTCGGCCATGCCTGCTATGAGCAGGGCATCGACCCAAAATTCCTTCTGACCCCGGCGGGGCAGGGGGTGTCGATGGGCGTGCATGAAAGCCAAAGCCGGATCTACGAGAACCAGCTTGGCCGCAGCCGCGCCTTCTGTGGCTATCTCTATGGCCGGATGCGCGACTTGTTCGGGGATTTCGGCGTCAGGGACGAAGACGCCTTCTATGCGCTCGTGAACCGCGTGCATCGGGGGTACATCCGGACCGAGGCTGACGAGGTGCAGTATAACCTGCACATCATGCTGCGGTTCGATTTGGAACGGGCGCTGTTCGCGAATGATCTACAGGTCGATGATCTCGAAGCGGCCTGGAACGATCGGTTCCGGGCGGATTTCGGGTATGACGTCAACCGCCCCTCGAACGGCGTGCTTCAGGATGTGCACTGGTCCGTGGGGCTCTTCGGGTATTTCCCGACCTACAGCCTTGGCAATGTCTATGCCGGCTGCCTTCATGAGGCGCTGCGCAAGGATCTGCCCGACCTCGATGACCAACTGGCAAAAGGCGATCTTTCTGCCGCGACGGGCTGGCTGCACGAGCGGGTTCAGTGCCACGGCGGACGTCATGAACCCAAGGATGTCATCACGCTCGCATGCGGCAGCGCGCCTGGCGCAACGCCGCTGATGTCCTACCTCGAAACCAAGTTCGGCGCGCTTAGCGACAGTTGA